In the Schistocerca gregaria isolate iqSchGreg1 chromosome 6, iqSchGreg1.2, whole genome shotgun sequence genome, one interval contains:
- the LOC126278550 gene encoding KRR1 small subunit processome component homolog: MAGGDDEEMPIQKGPIDNAWAMKIPSFKKEDNPHRLLEESSFATLFPKYREHYLRECWPLVQKSLDEYGIKAELDLIEGSMTVRTTRHTWDPYIIIKARDMIKLLSRSVPYEQAVRVLQDDIGSDIIKIGSLVRNREKFVKRRQRLIGPDGCTLKAIELLTNCYVLVQGQTVAALGPYKGLQQVRRIAEDTMRNIHPVYNIKSLMIKRELAKDPKLRNENWERFLPKFHSKNLSHRKKPKIKKTKKEYTPFPPPQPESKVDKLLASGEYFLKEEQRRAKKRKEKDDKQAEAAKRREEKRQKVFIPPAEPERKDVKPHTSTDVDINALKKKVKEAQKKNRSKPQFDIRQ, translated from the coding sequence ATGGCAGGTGGTGATGATGAAGAGATGCCGATCCAGAAGGGACCGATTGACAACGCATGGGCGATGAAGATACCATCGTTTAAGAAAGAAGACAACCCTCACCGATTGCTGGAAGAAAGTTCATTTGCTACGTTATTTCCGAAATACAGAGAACATTACTTAAGGGAATGTTGGCCACTTGTGCAGAAATCGTTGGACGAATATGGTATCAAGGCTGAACTTGACCTTATTGAGGGTAGTATGACAGTAAGAACAACTCGACATACTTGGGATCCATATATAATAATTAAAGCTAGAGATATGATAAAGTTGCTATCCCGCAGTGTACCATACGAGCAAGCAGTCCGTGTGCTTCAAGATGACATAGGTTCTGATATAATAAAAATTGGATCATTAGTAAGAAACAGAGAGAAATTCGTTAAAAGACGGCAGAGGCTAATAGGTCCCGATGGGTGCACTTTGAAAGCTATTGAGCTACTAACTAACTGTTACGTTTTAGTTCAAGGGCAAACAGTTGCAGCCCTTGGACCTTATAAAGGACTTCAACAAGTTCGCAGGATTGCGGAAGATACAATGCGGAACATTCACCCAGTTTATAACATTAAATCGCTCATGATAAAGCGTGAACTCGCAAAGGATCCCAAACTTAGAAATGAGAACTGGGAAAGGTTTCTTCCAAAATTCCATAGCAAGAATTTAAGCCACAGAAAGAAGCCAAAAATAAAGAAGACTAAGAAGGAATACACACCATTCCCACCTCCACAACCGGAGAGTAAAGTGGACAAATTATTAGCGTCAGGAGAATACTTTCTGAAAGAAGAACAACGTCGTGCCAAGAAACGCAAGGAAAAAGACGATAAGCAAGCAGAAGCTGCTAAACGACGTGAAGAAAAACGACAGAAAGTGTTTATTCCTCCAGCTGAACCTGAAAGGAAGGATGTGAAACCTCATACAAGTACTGATGTGGACATTAATGCTCTCAAAAAGAAAGTTAAGGAAGCAcagaagaaaaacagaagtaagCCACAGTTTGATATAAGACAGTAG